A single region of the Arthrobacter sp. V1I7 genome encodes:
- a CDS encoding GNAT family N-acetyltransferase gives MSLDAMVEDTTHLVETWVAGWAGCRGYETRREGRFPAVLRADTTREWGYFAHDPSDPEFAQLAASTAEVPARILTIFTNDLDRYTSLAQRHALNVTSASQTMMIVDMETQDAEDPWLSDDDLKLEVSRIDSVQHAVVRAAEEVAASGRVFVVDRTAIFDKIVTEPGFQRRGLGSFIMRALAAQAFEHEVETGLLLASLDGQKLYSHLGWSTVCRVLMLSASDEGSDLSVG, from the coding sequence ATGAGTCTGGACGCCATGGTTGAAGACACCACCCATCTGGTGGAAACTTGGGTGGCCGGCTGGGCCGGTTGCCGTGGTTATGAAACGCGCAGGGAGGGCCGGTTCCCGGCGGTCCTGCGCGCTGACACAACCCGTGAGTGGGGGTATTTCGCCCACGATCCCTCGGATCCGGAGTTTGCACAACTGGCCGCGAGCACCGCAGAAGTGCCGGCCCGGATCCTGACCATCTTCACCAACGATTTGGATCGCTACACCTCCCTGGCGCAGCGGCACGCCCTTAATGTCACTTCGGCTTCACAGACCATGATGATCGTGGACATGGAGACCCAGGACGCGGAGGACCCCTGGCTTTCCGACGACGACCTCAAGCTCGAGGTGTCCAGGATCGACAGTGTGCAACATGCCGTGGTCCGCGCGGCCGAGGAAGTGGCCGCGAGCGGACGAGTGTTCGTGGTGGACCGCACAGCGATCTTCGACAAGATCGTCACTGAACCGGGTTTCCAGCGGCGCGGGCTGGGCAGTTTCATCATGCGGGCGCTGGCCGCCCAAGCGTTCGAGCACGAGGTGGAAACCGGACTGCTGCTGGCCTCTTTGGACGGCCAGAAGCTGTACTCCCACCTCGGCTGGAGCACCGTCTGCCGTGTGCTGATGCTTTCGGCATCGGATGAGGGTTCGGACTTGTCCGTGGGTTGA
- a CDS encoding rhodanese-related sulfurtransferase, which translates to MALNRIVLFYGFTPLTDPDAVRLWQRALCEKLGLTGRVIISKDGINATVGGELQAVKQYVKTTREYRGFHGIDVKWSDGSAEDFPRLSVKVRDEIVSFGAPGELTVDANGVVGGGKHLTPAEVHELVEARKASGDEVVFFDGRNGFEAQIGKFKDAIVPDVATTHDFIKELDSGKYDALKDKPVVTYCTGGIRCEVLSSLMVNRGFKEVYQLDGGIVRYGETFRDRGLWEGSLYVFDKRMHLEFSEDAKTIGQCVRCAAPTSKFENCSNPACRTLTLYCTDCAASPETLRCPEGCAA; encoded by the coding sequence GTGGCTTTGAACCGAATTGTGCTCTTTTACGGCTTTACTCCTCTGACGGATCCGGATGCCGTCCGGCTCTGGCAGCGCGCCCTGTGCGAGAAACTCGGGCTGACCGGCCGCGTCATCATCTCCAAGGACGGCATCAATGCGACCGTCGGCGGCGAGCTGCAGGCGGTCAAGCAGTACGTGAAGACCACCCGCGAGTACAGGGGGTTCCACGGCATCGACGTGAAGTGGTCCGACGGCAGCGCCGAGGACTTCCCGCGGCTCAGCGTCAAGGTGCGGGACGAGATCGTGTCCTTCGGCGCCCCCGGCGAACTCACAGTGGACGCCAACGGCGTCGTGGGCGGCGGCAAGCACCTCACCCCCGCGGAAGTCCACGAGCTCGTCGAGGCCAGAAAGGCCTCCGGCGACGAAGTCGTCTTCTTCGACGGGCGCAACGGGTTCGAGGCCCAGATCGGCAAGTTCAAGGATGCGATCGTCCCCGACGTCGCGACCACCCACGACTTCATCAAGGAACTCGATTCCGGCAAGTATGACGCCCTCAAGGACAAGCCGGTGGTCACCTACTGCACCGGCGGCATCCGGTGCGAAGTGCTCTCCAGCCTCATGGTCAACCGCGGTTTCAAGGAGGTTTACCAACTCGACGGCGGGATCGTCCGCTACGGCGAGACGTTCCGGGACCGGGGCCTCTGGGAAGGCTCGCTCTACGTATTCGACAAGCGCATGCACCTGGAATTCAGCGAGGATGCCAAGACGATCGGCCAGTGCGTCCGCTGCGCGGCGCCAACCAGCAAATTCGAGAATTGCTCGAACCCGGCGTGCCGGACGCTGACACTGTATTGCACGGATTGTGCCGCCAGCCCCGAGACGCTGCGCTGCCCCGAAGGCTGCGCGGCCTGA
- a CDS encoding MerR family transcriptional regulator, with protein sequence MDWSVQQIAMLAGTTSRTLRHYDDIGLLKPSRTGVNGYRYYDQAALVRLQRILLLRGLGLGLPAVAEVIGQEPDAEKALGRHLEWLRREQDRLTRQIASVQQTMEAVKEGGGIMAEKMFDGFDHTQYKQEVEERWGKDAYAAGDAWWRGMGASEKDAWKRRSEQLGNDWIAAAAAASGVAPDSREAQELARRQVEWLARIPGTPAAAPATGINRDIKGYVTGLAELYVADPRFAKNYGGAEGAAFVRDALRIYAEKHL encoded by the coding sequence ATGGATTGGTCCGTGCAACAGATCGCAATGCTGGCCGGCACCACGAGCCGGACGTTGCGCCACTATGACGACATCGGGCTGCTCAAGCCCAGTCGCACCGGGGTCAACGGTTACCGGTACTACGACCAAGCGGCGCTCGTGCGGCTCCAACGCATCCTGCTCCTGCGGGGGCTCGGGCTCGGGCTGCCGGCCGTGGCAGAGGTCATCGGCCAGGAACCGGACGCAGAGAAGGCCCTTGGCCGGCACCTCGAGTGGCTCCGGCGGGAACAGGACAGGCTGACCCGGCAGATCGCCTCGGTCCAGCAAACCATGGAGGCAGTGAAAGAAGGAGGAGGAATCATGGCGGAGAAAATGTTCGACGGCTTTGACCACACCCAGTACAAGCAGGAGGTCGAGGAACGTTGGGGAAAGGACGCGTATGCCGCAGGCGACGCTTGGTGGCGGGGAATGGGAGCCTCGGAAAAGGACGCCTGGAAGCGGCGCTCCGAGCAACTGGGCAACGACTGGATCGCGGCCGCGGCCGCGGCATCAGGTGTCGCTCCGGACAGCAGGGAGGCGCAGGAGCTGGCCCGGCGGCAGGTCGAGTGGTTGGCCCGCATTCCCGGGACGCCAGCGGCGGCACCCGCCACGGGCATCAACAGGGACATCAAGGGATACGTGACCGGCCTCGCTGAGCTGTACGTGGCCGACCCCCGCTTCGCCAAGAACTACGGCGGCGCGGAGGGAGCGGCCTTCGTCCGCGACGCGCTGCGGATCTACGCGGAGAAGCACCTCTAA
- a CDS encoding methyltransferase, whose translation MTDSTHFIDGNIPDAPRSDLPGLLVVLGADLRSIGYTVDGVAELLGEAAHSALSRDQLIPALIVTGRALAGEPTTAALAAVVRLWLLAEPQRAETVDDSLPRIGTQGLLELGLVELSGEGLVQARVDLRPYGWAGTAGEGTVSSGGADLWVASDLAAHQRPGVLGHDHVLGIGQASTTLVQVTARRHVARALDVGTGCGIQTFHLLHHAEHVTATDISERALAFTRFNLLLNAPELHLDPAKLEDRVSLRQGSMLEPVAGEEFELVVSNPPFVITPRSTGEAAADQFTYRDGGLPGDDIVGSLVRALPSVLAPAGTAQLLGNWEIPAGASWDERPKSWTGPDVDVWFIQREQVGPEQYAETWLQDASESRDRQLYQDSYAAYLDDFASRNVEAIGFGMIWLRRPEHDADPVISRFEEITYPIEQPVGPHLGAAVERADWLAAHELADAHLVVAEDVTEERHQRPGAEHPGVILLRQGAGLRRTNLLSTELVGFVSACDGDLSVGQIIGALEALLGGYDGFDAESFRGGLLTEVGNLVREGFLLPA comes from the coding sequence GTGACCGACTCAACGCACTTTATCGACGGCAACATTCCCGACGCACCCCGCAGCGACCTCCCCGGCCTGCTCGTAGTGCTCGGCGCGGACTTGCGGAGCATCGGCTACACCGTCGACGGTGTGGCGGAGCTCCTCGGCGAGGCCGCGCATTCCGCCCTCAGCCGGGATCAGTTGATCCCGGCGCTGATTGTCACCGGGCGCGCCCTGGCCGGGGAGCCGACGACGGCGGCGCTCGCCGCCGTCGTCCGGCTCTGGCTGCTGGCGGAGCCGCAGCGGGCCGAGACCGTTGATGATTCCCTCCCCCGCATCGGCACTCAGGGCCTACTGGAGCTGGGCCTGGTGGAGCTGTCCGGGGAGGGCCTGGTGCAGGCGCGGGTGGACCTGCGGCCGTACGGCTGGGCCGGAACCGCGGGGGAGGGCACCGTCAGCAGCGGCGGGGCGGATCTGTGGGTCGCCAGCGACCTCGCCGCGCACCAGCGCCCGGGCGTCCTCGGCCACGACCATGTGCTGGGGATCGGGCAGGCGTCCACCACCCTGGTGCAGGTCACCGCACGCCGGCATGTGGCCCGGGCCCTGGACGTCGGCACCGGCTGCGGCATCCAGACCTTCCACCTGCTGCACCACGCGGAGCACGTCACCGCCACCGACATTTCCGAACGCGCCCTCGCGTTCACCCGCTTCAATCTGCTGCTCAACGCCCCTGAGCTGCACCTGGACCCCGCCAAGCTGGAGGACCGCGTGAGCCTGCGCCAGGGTTCGATGCTGGAACCGGTGGCCGGTGAGGAGTTCGAACTGGTGGTTTCCAATCCGCCGTTTGTCATCACTCCCCGCAGCACGGGCGAAGCCGCTGCCGATCAGTTCACCTACCGCGACGGCGGCCTGCCGGGGGATGACATCGTCGGTTCGCTGGTCCGGGCGTTGCCCTCGGTCCTGGCCCCGGCCGGGACAGCCCAGCTCCTGGGCAACTGGGAAATCCCGGCCGGTGCGTCCTGGGATGAGCGGCCGAAGAGCTGGACCGGCCCGGACGTGGACGTATGGTTCATCCAGCGCGAACAGGTGGGCCCGGAACAGTACGCCGAGACCTGGCTGCAGGACGCCTCCGAATCCCGGGACCGGCAGCTCTACCAGGACTCCTACGCGGCCTACCTCGACGACTTTGCCTCCCGGAACGTCGAGGCCATCGGGTTCGGGATGATCTGGCTGCGGCGTCCGGAGCACGACGCCGACCCGGTGATCTCCCGCTTCGAGGAAATCACCTACCCGATCGAACAGCCCGTCGGGCCACACCTCGGCGCCGCCGTCGAACGCGCCGACTGGCTGGCCGCCCACGAGCTGGCCGACGCGCACCTGGTCGTGGCCGAGGATGTCACCGAGGAGCGGCATCAGCGCCCCGGTGCCGAACACCCCGGCGTCATCCTGCTGCGCCAGGGCGCGGGCCTGCGCCGCACCAACCTGCTGAGCACCGAGCTGGTCGGCTTTGTCTCAGCCTGCGACGGCGACCTGTCCGTCGGACAGATTATCGGCGCCCTCGAGGCCCTGCTCGGGGGATACGACGGCTTTGACGCCGAGAGCTTCCGCGGCGGACTCCTCACGGAAGTGGGAAACCTGGTCCGGGAAGGCTTCCTCCTGCCCGCCTGA
- a CDS encoding helix-turn-helix transcriptional regulator: MNAETRKAESAAPPVAKRRPRPEKKVEITDPKAIRALAHAARLEVISELYSTQVSRTATELAAQTGLTPSAMSYHLRALQKWGIVVPAATAGDARERRWKAAGTDFTINSGGGVASPEFAVLDLELAAFRRRVNAYARTRDERRERGESTDGPSSVVLASNLLYLTPDQRTELTERLFDLLRDYELEDPDRVPEGAQRMATMWSMIPDDRGNAAAGSGGSPESTSRAPGDSGDRPA, from the coding sequence GTGAATGCAGAAACCCGAAAGGCGGAGTCCGCCGCTCCGCCGGTTGCCAAACGCAGGCCGCGCCCCGAAAAGAAAGTGGAAATCACCGATCCGAAGGCGATCCGGGCCTTGGCCCATGCCGCCCGGCTGGAAGTCATCTCCGAGCTGTATTCCACCCAGGTCAGCCGCACGGCCACCGAACTCGCCGCCCAGACCGGCCTCACCCCCAGCGCCATGAGCTACCACCTCCGCGCCCTGCAGAAGTGGGGCATCGTGGTGCCGGCGGCTACTGCCGGAGATGCCCGCGAACGCCGCTGGAAAGCCGCGGGCACCGACTTCACCATCAACTCCGGCGGGGGAGTGGCGAGCCCCGAATTCGCTGTGCTGGACCTCGAGCTGGCTGCGTTCCGCCGCCGTGTCAACGCCTATGCCAGAACCCGGGATGAACGCCGGGAGCGGGGCGAGTCCACGGACGGTCCCTCGTCCGTGGTGCTGGCCAGCAACCTGCTCTACCTGACACCGGACCAGCGGACCGAGCTGACCGAACGGCTGTTTGACCTGCTGCGGGACTATGAGCTTGAGGACCCCGACCGCGTGCCCGAGGGCGCCCAGCGGATGGCGACCATGTGGTCGATGATTCCGGATGACCGGGGCAACGCCGCAGCCGGGTCGGGCGGTTCCCCGGAGAGCACCTCCCGAGCGCCGGGAGACAGCGGCGACCGCCCCGCCTGA
- the topA gene encoding type I DNA topoisomerase, which produces MPSKAKTGKKLVIVESPAKSKTIAKYLGEGFIVEASIGHIRDLPQPSELPAELKKSSIGKFAVDVENDFKPYYVVSADKKKKVAELKAQLKDADALYLATDGDREGEAIAWHLLEVLKPKVPVYRMTFGEITKEAIHRAMDNLRDVDQDLVDAQETRRVLDRLYGYEISPVLWRKVARGLSAGRVQSVVTRMVVDRERERMAFRAASYWDLTGQFGAGSGSFKAKLAAVDGAKVATGRDFNDSGELTSRNVVHLNEELATSLAAGLQDADFRVRSVDTKPYTRRPAAPFTTSTLQQEAGRKLRFSSKSTMQVAQRLYENGYITYMRTDSSALSNEAVTAARRQASELYGPEYIPASPRVYSGKAANAQEAHEAIRPAGDSFRTPAQVAKQLSGDEFRLYELIWKRTVASQMADAKGSTATIRLGAVAADRRDAEFSASGTVITFPGFLAAYEEGKDESRGDDDSEEARRLPNVAKDDALTASEIVAVGHETSPPPRFTEASLTAELEKKGIGRPSTYASTISTIQDRGYVRKQGSALVPSWIAFSVVRLLEQHFHDYVDYEFTADMEADLDKIANGQAAGATWLKHFYFGEDSDPGLLSIVNNLGEIDAREINSIPITDEITLRVGKFGPYLESSTPTVDPETGEVAEAARANVPEDLAPDELTAAKAVELMETAAPEERVLGKDPHTGHTVVAKNGRYGAYVTEVIPEMTEEQLANQPVEYYKNGKPKPPKKPVKAKPRTGSLFASMSVDTITLDEALQLMSLPRVLGQDAEGNPITVQNGRFGPYLKKGTDSRSIGSEEEIFTITLEQALEIYSQPKQRGARAAVPPLAEFGPDPVSEKNIVVKEGRFGPYITDGVTNITVPRTTALEELTRERAVELLAEKRAKGPVKRTTTARKAPARKATAKK; this is translated from the coding sequence GTGCCAAGCAAGGCCAAAACCGGCAAGAAACTCGTCATTGTGGAGTCTCCCGCCAAGAGCAAGACCATCGCCAAGTACCTCGGCGAGGGCTTCATCGTGGAGGCCTCCATCGGTCACATCCGCGACCTTCCGCAGCCCTCGGAGCTCCCCGCGGAACTGAAGAAGTCCTCGATCGGCAAGTTCGCCGTCGACGTTGAAAACGACTTCAAGCCGTACTACGTGGTGTCCGCGGACAAGAAGAAAAAGGTTGCCGAACTCAAGGCCCAGCTCAAGGATGCCGACGCGCTCTATCTCGCAACCGATGGGGACCGCGAGGGCGAGGCCATCGCGTGGCACCTGTTGGAAGTCCTCAAGCCCAAGGTGCCCGTCTACCGGATGACGTTCGGTGAAATCACCAAGGAAGCCATCCACCGCGCCATGGACAACCTGCGCGACGTGGACCAGGACCTGGTGGATGCCCAGGAAACCCGCCGCGTGCTGGACCGGCTCTACGGTTACGAGATCTCGCCCGTGCTGTGGCGCAAGGTGGCCCGCGGCCTGTCCGCCGGGCGCGTGCAGTCCGTTGTGACCCGCATGGTCGTGGACCGCGAACGCGAGCGGATGGCCTTCAGGGCCGCCTCCTACTGGGACCTCACCGGCCAGTTCGGGGCAGGTTCCGGCTCTTTCAAGGCGAAGCTGGCCGCCGTGGACGGCGCCAAGGTCGCCACCGGCAGGGACTTCAACGACAGCGGCGAACTCACGTCGCGAAACGTCGTCCACCTCAACGAGGAACTCGCCACGTCACTGGCAGCGGGCCTGCAGGACGCAGACTTCCGGGTCCGCTCCGTCGACACCAAGCCGTACACCCGCCGCCCGGCAGCGCCGTTCACCACATCCACCCTTCAGCAGGAGGCCGGCCGCAAGCTGCGCTTCTCCTCGAAAAGCACGATGCAGGTGGCCCAGCGCCTGTACGAAAACGGCTACATCACCTATATGCGTACCGACTCCTCCGCGCTGAGCAACGAGGCCGTCACGGCGGCACGGCGCCAGGCGTCCGAGCTGTACGGGCCGGAGTACATCCCGGCGTCGCCGCGGGTCTACAGCGGCAAGGCCGCGAACGCGCAGGAAGCCCACGAGGCCATCCGTCCCGCCGGTGACTCGTTCCGCACCCCCGCCCAGGTGGCCAAGCAGCTGTCCGGCGACGAATTCCGGCTCTACGAGCTCATCTGGAAACGCACCGTCGCCTCGCAGATGGCAGACGCCAAGGGCTCCACCGCCACGATCCGCCTCGGCGCGGTCGCGGCCGACCGCCGGGATGCAGAATTCTCCGCTTCAGGCACGGTCATCACCTTCCCCGGCTTCCTCGCCGCCTATGAGGAAGGCAAGGACGAAAGCCGCGGCGACGACGACTCCGAGGAAGCCCGCCGGCTGCCCAACGTGGCCAAGGACGATGCTCTCACCGCCTCGGAGATCGTCGCCGTCGGACACGAGACCTCGCCGCCGCCGCGCTTCACCGAAGCGTCGCTGACCGCGGAGCTGGAAAAGAAGGGCATCGGGCGCCCCTCGACCTACGCCTCCACCATCTCCACCATCCAGGACCGCGGCTACGTCCGGAAGCAGGGCTCCGCCCTCGTCCCGAGCTGGATCGCGTTCTCCGTGGTCCGTCTCCTCGAACAGCACTTCCACGACTACGTGGACTACGAGTTCACGGCCGACATGGAAGCGGACCTCGACAAGATCGCCAACGGTCAGGCGGCCGGAGCCACCTGGCTGAAACACTTCTATTTCGGTGAAGACTCCGACCCGGGCCTGCTGAGCATCGTGAACAACCTCGGCGAGATCGACGCCCGTGAAATAAACTCCATTCCCATCACGGACGAGATCACCCTGCGGGTCGGAAAGTTCGGACCGTATCTGGAAAGCTCCACGCCGACGGTGGATCCGGAGACCGGCGAAGTGGCGGAAGCAGCCCGGGCAAATGTTCCCGAGGATCTGGCCCCGGACGAGCTCACTGCCGCCAAGGCTGTTGAACTTATGGAAACCGCGGCGCCGGAAGAGCGCGTGCTCGGCAAGGATCCGCACACGGGGCACACCGTCGTGGCCAAGAACGGCCGCTACGGGGCCTACGTCACCGAGGTCATCCCCGAGATGACCGAGGAGCAGCTCGCCAACCAGCCGGTGGAGTACTACAAGAACGGCAAGCCCAAGCCCCCGAAGAAGCCCGTCAAGGCCAAGCCGCGGACCGGGTCCCTGTTCGCCTCCATGAGCGTTGACACCATCACCCTGGACGAGGCCCTGCAGCTCATGAGCCTTCCCCGGGTGCTCGGCCAGGACGCTGAGGGCAACCCGATCACGGTCCAGAACGGCCGCTTCGGCCCGTACCTGAAGAAGGGCACGGATTCCCGGTCCATCGGCTCCGAAGAGGAAATCTTCACCATCACGCTGGAACAGGCGCTGGAAATCTACTCCCAGCCGAAGCAGCGTGGCGCCCGCGCCGCCGTGCCGCCCCTGGCGGAATTCGGCCCGGACCCGGTTTCCGAGAAGAACATCGTGGTGAAGGAAGGCCGCTTCGGCCCGTACATCACCGACGGCGTCACCAACATCACCGTGCCGCGCACCACGGCGCTGGAGGAGCTGACCCGGGAACGCGCCGTCGAACTCCTCGCCGAAAAGCGCGCCAAGGGACCGGTCAAGCGCACGACGACGGCCCGCAAGGCTCCCGC